Proteins encoded in a region of the Stieleria neptunia genome:
- a CDS encoding RHS repeat domain-containing protein: MLCKPTSRRRTLQRRLARRRAGGVKSCADSKQIRSCKTLRQPTCSPDKSRTESDKSSIKLAFRYHGTQQYSINALTDSSGTIKERYAYTAYGTPTIYDAAGTIRTTTAEGNRYTYTGREYDDITDTYHYRARIYLSRLGRFGSRDPIGYDGSPNNLYEYVSSETLNSLDPTGKIGVIAGCAIVGTVGLVGCLAKHRAWDNSNGARNPTGAERACVNKLFRVMPRRSLCAMNYKIARNGPLTLCNHVCRLFGQRGNRVYMPPNAVACSSCNNAIQGLLSMMHECVHVRQTCFGSEECRETEGYGISLLHLHQDRIAICQRLKQEGLCPSSEACLTNIQNALQGDELEFINYYEKCKGRKPNLPW; the protein is encoded by the coding sequence ATGCTCTGCAAGCCAACATCCCGTCGTCGAACCCTTCAACGCCGTCTCGCGCGCCGCCGCGCGGGAGGCGTCAAGTCGTGCGCCGATTCAAAACAAATCCGTAGCTGCAAAACGCTTCGTCAACCAACCTGCTCGCCCGACAAATCACGCACTGAAAGCGACAAGTCATCAATCAAGTTGGCGTTTCGCTATCACGGCACCCAACAGTACAGCATCAACGCCCTGACGGATTCAAGTGGGACGATCAAGGAACGCTACGCCTACACGGCGTACGGCACACCTACGATCTACGATGCGGCAGGTACGATCCGTACGACCACTGCCGAAGGCAACCGGTACACCTACACCGGACGTGAGTACGACGACATCACCGACACTTACCACTACCGCGCCCGAATCTATCTTTCGCGTCTTGGCCGGTTTGGCTCCAGAGACCCAATCGGGTATGACGGAAGTCCGAATAATTTATACGAGTACGTTTCATCTGAGACATTGAATTCTCTCGATCCTACTGGAAAGATTGGGGTTATTGCTGGCTGTGCAATTGTAGGTACGGTGGGTCTCGTTGGATGTCTTGCAAAACACAGAGCATGGGACAACTCGAATGGTGCGAGAAATCCAACGGGGGCTGAACGCGCCTGCGTAAATAAGCTTTTCCGAGTGATGCCACGTAGGTCACTATGCGCTATGAACTACAAAATCGCGCGCAATGGTCCCTTGACGCTTTGTAATCACGTATGCCGTCTATTTGGGCAAAGAGGCAATCGTGTATACATGCCGCCGAATGCCGTTGCATGCAGCAGTTGCAACAATGCGATTCAGGGATTGTTGTCGATGATGCACGAGTGCGTTCACGTAAGGCAAACTTGCTTCGGCTCAGAAGAGTGTCGTGAGACGGAAGGCTATGGCATCTCACTTCTGCATCTGCACCAAGATCGAATAGCGATCTGTCAGCGGTTGAAGCAAGAAGGTCTGTGCCCATCATCGGAGGCTTGCCTTACGAATATCCAAAATGCACTACAGGGTGATGAGCTTGAGTTCATAAACTATTACGAAAAGTGCAAGGGACGCAAACCAAACCTGCCATGGTGA
- a CDS encoding tyrosine-type recombinase/integrase — protein MSNLPTPTVLLSRYFNHLKMNNWSATTISRRDYVLNKFITWSSERGIESVTEITPESLAAYRRWLYHYRNERTGKSLRFCTQASYLSTVAHWLAWLTEQGWINSDPSTGIELPKEEQRLPSSHLTIDEIETLLSSVDLTTPTGLRDRAILELFYATGMRRAELIALKLDDINHESGLAMIRQGKGRKDRVVPTGKRALGWLMKYLHDGRPALLDDDTQVIFLTSRGNAFHPVTLSQLVRSYLSAAGITKPGSCHMLRHTTATLMLEGGSDLRSIQTLLGHEQLNTTQIYTHVSIKRLREVHDKTHPGAKDRPPQSDTE, from the coding sequence ATGTCAAACCTTCCTACTCCCACCGTCCTGCTGTCTCGTTACTTCAACCACCTCAAGATGAACAACTGGTCGGCCACGACCATCTCGCGCCGCGACTACGTCTTGAACAAGTTCATCACCTGGTCAAGCGAACGCGGCATCGAGTCCGTCACCGAGATCACGCCCGAGTCACTCGCAGCCTATCGTCGTTGGCTTTATCACTACCGCAACGAACGCACCGGCAAGTCGCTCAGGTTCTGTACTCAAGCAAGTTACTTGTCAACGGTCGCACACTGGCTCGCATGGCTGACCGAACAGGGTTGGATCAACAGCGATCCATCAACCGGCATCGAACTGCCCAAAGAAGAACAGCGTCTCCCATCATCGCACCTGACGATCGACGAAATCGAAACGCTACTCAGTTCAGTCGATCTCACCACGCCAACCGGTCTTCGCGACCGCGCGATATTGGAACTCTTTTATGCCACCGGCATGCGACGCGCCGAGTTGATCGCACTGAAGCTCGACGACATCAACCACGAGTCCGGTCTTGCGATGATCCGCCAAGGCAAGGGACGCAAGGATCGCGTGGTACCGACCGGCAAACGAGCACTCGGATGGCTGATGAAATACCTTCACGATGGTCGCCCCGCACTGCTCGACGACGATACGCAAGTGATCTTCCTAACGTCCCGCGGCAACGCGTTTCATCCGGTCACACTCAGCCAACTCGTCAGGAGCTACTTGAGCGCGGCGGGTATCACCAAGCCCGGCAGTTGTCACATGCTCCGCCACACCACAGCGACGTTGATGCTCGAAGGCGGCTCGGACCTGCGCTCGATCCAAACGTTACTCGGTCACGAGCAGCTCAACACCACCCAAATCTACACGCACGTGTCGATCAAACGCCTGCGCGAAGTCCACGACAAAACGCATCCGGGAGCCAAGGACCGCCCACCGCAAAGCGACACCGAATAG
- a CDS encoding site-specific integrase produces MASTLPALVQSYVEYLQRSGHKRRIVNITRQQLDYFVTWCQTQSITANDQISDTTAADYVGHLQNEVDLINGAAIGIRIVRERVTKLRRLFEWLARETNFSSDIAATVPPIDKRGKANLPSNSRYDQKLPA; encoded by the coding sequence ATGGCTTCGACATTACCAGCCCTGGTCCAAAGCTACGTCGAATACCTGCAACGATCGGGGCACAAACGACGCATCGTCAACATCACCAGGCAGCAACTGGACTACTTCGTCACCTGGTGTCAAACGCAATCGATCACAGCCAACGACCAAATCAGCGACACAACCGCCGCTGACTATGTTGGTCACCTGCAAAACGAAGTTGACTTAATCAATGGTGCAGCGATTGGGATCCGCATCGTTCGTGAACGCGTCACAAAGCTTCGTCGCTTGTTTGAATGGCTTGCGCGAGAGACCAATTTCTCCAGTGACATCGCAGCGACGGTTCCCCCGATCGATAAACGCGGCAAGGCGAATCTGCCAAGCAACAGCCGCTATGACCAAAAGCTTCCGGCCTAG
- a CDS encoding RHS repeat-associated core domain-containing protein: MGSIGTDGIFDDRENLGHRVARGDGTMSRIQIQTGRQAIEDSPSVPASTTPTYNDKLVARTAPDGMRYYHRTQQYSINALTDSSGTIKERYAYDAYGNLSIFDGSGTARTTTAEGNRYAYTGREWDEELELYHFRARMYDPVCGRFCAKDLLGYVDGQNAYANYFAILRVDPTGLLSQDLVGIDGQGNFIWKRTPENTCYIRTATGEVDVRCPITPPSHPNRIDYLDGLRGIYNGISKLQAACKNCQCDCTEAECNTDSILLVKAWLSAWQANFSSVPDRNPIRVGGWYCYDWAQIFESAFDRVGSKCFTKELRASSQGKPPKVYIHVWLTVTVGSTSASNCQVSLDNGFGLIEMTYSGGQPIAHPFDPDKELYWSTCDEDRVLPFPVWSSTY, translated from the coding sequence ATGGGAAGCATCGGCACCGACGGCATCTTCGACGATAGGGAGAACCTCGGCCACCGAGTCGCACGAGGCGACGGCACAATGTCGCGCATCCAGATCCAAACCGGCCGGCAAGCGATCGAGGACTCCCCCTCAGTCCCTGCGTCGACCACCCCCACCTACAACGACAAACTAGTCGCCCGTACCGCTCCCGACGGAATGCGTTACTACCATCGCACCCAACAGTACAGCATCAACGCACTGACCGATTCGAGCGGGACGATCAAGGAACGCTACGCCTACGACGCGTATGGCAACCTGTCGATCTTTGATGGCAGCGGAACTGCACGTACGACGACGGCCGAAGGCAACCGCTACGCGTACACCGGACGCGAGTGGGATGAAGAGCTGGAACTCTACCACTTCCGGGCTCGAATGTATGATCCGGTGTGTGGACGGTTTTGCGCGAAGGATCTTCTTGGATATGTTGATGGCCAAAATGCTTACGCGAATTATTTCGCAATCTTACGCGTCGACCCTACAGGCCTTTTGTCGCAAGATTTGGTTGGAATTGACGGGCAAGGAAACTTCATTTGGAAACGAACTCCCGAAAACACGTGCTACATCCGGACTGCAACTGGTGAAGTGGATGTTAGGTGTCCGATCACGCCTCCTTCCCATCCGAACAGGATTGACTACTTGGACGGGCTTCGTGGGATCTACAACGGGATTTCGAAGTTGCAAGCCGCATGCAAGAACTGTCAGTGCGATTGTACCGAAGCCGAATGCAACACGGACTCTATTTTGCTTGTAAAGGCATGGCTGTCGGCTTGGCAAGCAAACTTCAGCAGTGTACCGGACAGAAATCCTATCAGAGTTGGTGGTTGGTACTGCTACGACTGGGCACAGATATTCGAATCCGCCTTTGATCGAGTTGGTTCAAAGTGTTTCACAAAGGAGTTGCGTGCAAGTTCACAGGGCAAGCCGCCGAAAGTCTACATTCATGTTTGGCTCACTGTCACAGTAGGATCGACTAGTGCTTCCAATTGCCAAGTATCGCTTGATAACGGATTTGGGCTGATCGAAATGACATATTCGGGCGGGCAGCCAATTGCGCATCCATTTGACCCCGACAAAGAACTTTACTGGAGTACTTGCGATGAGGACCGAGTCTTACCGTTCCCTGTATGGTCAAGCACTTACTAA
- a CDS encoding DUF1559 family PulG-like putative transporter yields MPASRRAFTLVELLVVIAIIGILVGLAAPALQAMRESSRRSLCQSRLTPIGMAIQSYHDRWQQFPVGTVADSGPVQNEPVGNHHNWLGRLLDLLDQPVIAAQIDRSISIYDEGNAAVLQLQYPGVKCPSAGRYPANASCYVGLHHPAEKAIDESDHGAFVLNLAISRDDISDGMSNTAFVSEKMLRDEDLGWLSGTRATLRNVGGGIQTSDDMFTPLPPSTVGSIGSHHPAGVHVLFGSGQIRFQTDQTDQRVLEQMVDRRDGGLPLHFQSIEEQRRQSVE; encoded by the coding sequence ATGCCTGCATCCCGTCGAGCGTTCACCTTGGTCGAGTTATTGGTCGTGATCGCGATCATCGGAATACTGGTGGGACTGGCCGCGCCCGCACTGCAAGCGATGCGTGAATCGTCTCGCCGGTCGCTTTGCCAATCGCGGTTGACGCCGATCGGGATGGCGATCCAAAGCTATCACGATCGTTGGCAACAGTTTCCCGTCGGTACCGTCGCCGACTCGGGGCCGGTTCAAAACGAACCGGTGGGGAACCATCACAACTGGTTGGGACGTCTGCTGGATTTACTCGACCAACCGGTGATCGCAGCCCAGATTGATCGGTCCATTAGCATTTACGACGAAGGAAACGCGGCGGTTTTGCAGCTGCAGTATCCGGGTGTGAAATGCCCGTCGGCTGGTCGCTACCCGGCCAATGCCAGCTGCTACGTAGGACTGCATCATCCGGCCGAAAAGGCGATCGACGAATCCGACCACGGTGCGTTCGTTTTGAATCTGGCGATCAGCCGAGACGACATCAGCGACGGCATGTCCAACACCGCGTTTGTCTCGGAAAAAATGCTGCGAGACGAGGACCTGGGTTGGCTCAGCGGCACCCGCGCCACACTTCGCAACGTCGGCGGCGGCATCCAAACCAGCGACGACATGTTCACGCCCTTGCCGCCATCGACTGTCGGATCGATTGGCAGCCATCATCCCGCCGGTGTGCACGTGCTGTTCGGATCAGGCCAAATCCGCTTCCAGACCGATCAAACGGATCAACGCGTCCTGGAGCAGATGGTCGACCGACGCGACGGCGGGCTGCCCCTGCACTTTCAATCGATCGAAGAACAACGCCGCCAAAGCGTCGAATGA
- a CDS encoding prepilin-type N-terminal cleavage/methylation domain-containing protein, which translates to MTNGFTLIELLLVLTLTATLLGGVIGLLSIARQSSQQAAQNQFHRQEIRRFADDIRRDVHHAERSVLSDGELVLTAASPDRTTTYRIEDESVVRRRVVESNDSAQSVDSYAFGKDANVDVRWLEELRAVRWTITSKQRPQQPIEILASERSTRE; encoded by the coding sequence ATGACCAATGGGTTCACGTTGATCGAGTTGCTGCTGGTCTTGACATTGACCGCCACGCTCTTGGGCGGTGTGATCGGTTTGCTGTCGATCGCCCGGCAAAGCAGCCAGCAAGCAGCGCAAAACCAATTTCACCGACAAGAGATCCGCCGATTTGCCGACGACATTCGCCGCGACGTTCACCATGCCGAACGCAGCGTGTTGAGTGATGGTGAACTTGTGCTGACCGCCGCGTCGCCCGACCGGACCACGACCTATCGGATCGAAGATGAATCCGTGGTCCGCCGCCGGGTGGTCGAATCAAATGACTCGGCTCAGTCGGTCGACAGTTACGCGTTCGGCAAGGACGCCAACGTTGACGTCCGATGGCTGGAGGAACTCCGTGCCGTTCGCTGGACCATCACGTCAAAACAACGTCCACAGCAACCCATTGAAATCCTCGCTTCGGAAAGGTCGACACGAGAATGA
- a CDS encoding acyltransferase has product MTRLHRQNHRRRHGFMLFEILVAMAFFAAATAIALKTHQASMDYDRAAMDQLRQQIVMENLAERLASVPYAEISTTASKLQTDSEAEFTVEPFESNAKQGLHVTIKIQAGGRPLLHHLWRLEPTS; this is encoded by the coding sequence ATGACTCGTCTTCATCGACAGAATCATCGACGCCGACATGGATTCATGTTGTTCGAGATACTCGTCGCCATGGCGTTTTTTGCGGCCGCCACCGCGATTGCGCTCAAAACGCATCAGGCCAGCATGGATTACGACCGCGCCGCGATGGATCAATTGCGTCAACAAATCGTGATGGAGAATCTTGCTGAGCGGTTGGCGAGTGTTCCCTACGCGGAGATTTCCACAACGGCCTCGAAGTTGCAAACCGATTCGGAAGCCGAATTCACGGTCGAACCGTTTGAATCAAACGCCAAACAAGGGTTGCACGTGACCATCAAGATTCAGGCCGGCGGTCGCCCTTTGTTGCATCATCTGTGGCGACTGGAGCCAACGTCATGA
- a CDS encoding type II secretion system F family protein, translating into MIVAIAVPAVFAVALRGVKRPLIRRSALEMPVLLIAFLDVTEWLLWIACLLAVCVAAPHPVTLLLVALFVVSIAAASRLRYREEQRSLNRWLRMAADTGVALPALLDNLANGCRSRIARQAKRCAKRLHRGQALADAARRARLPLDADTVAATLIHTHETSSDDQSLRLNSIRDPLAPVHVQDESSRSMTLTAQQFTYVVATMVLAWLFGMLIRSHLIPLFTELHDAMPFSRIGSHAALETVAWVGNIIVSLLLAWLLLAGIVRWLPLWMARCVPWFGRKAIDQWRCEILRTLERGMRAGLAETQILQSAAQTTGVRWIRSRCRSAQRLLDAGTPLALAMRGGKIVSGREQVWLTCAASNGNLPDAITKLVSDVGRRQAHRWRIRMAWFVPLATVLVGVFVLAHTMFLFHFLYGLISGMSG; encoded by the coding sequence ATGATCGTCGCAATCGCGGTTCCGGCTGTTTTTGCGGTCGCCCTGCGCGGGGTCAAGCGACCGTTGATCCGTCGCTCGGCGCTTGAAATGCCTGTGCTGTTGATTGCGTTTCTGGACGTGACAGAATGGTTGCTGTGGATCGCGTGTCTGCTGGCGGTGTGCGTGGCGGCACCGCACCCGGTGACCTTGTTGCTGGTCGCACTGTTTGTCGTGTCGATCGCAGCGGCAAGTCGGTTGCGCTACCGTGAAGAGCAGCGTTCGCTCAACCGTTGGCTGCGGATGGCCGCCGACACCGGCGTCGCCCTGCCTGCGTTGCTGGACAACCTGGCCAACGGATGCCGCAGTCGGATCGCTCGCCAAGCCAAACGTTGTGCCAAACGCTTGCATCGCGGTCAAGCGTTAGCCGATGCGGCCCGTCGCGCCAGGCTTCCACTGGATGCCGATACCGTGGCGGCGACCCTGATTCACACCCACGAGACTTCGTCCGACGACCAATCGTTGCGATTGAATTCGATTCGTGACCCGCTTGCACCGGTTCACGTCCAGGATGAATCCTCTCGATCGATGACACTGACCGCTCAACAATTCACCTACGTCGTCGCCACAATGGTGCTGGCTTGGTTGTTCGGAATGCTGATCCGATCGCACCTGATCCCACTGTTTACCGAGCTCCACGATGCGATGCCCTTCTCAAGGATCGGTTCCCACGCCGCGCTCGAGACCGTCGCGTGGGTGGGAAACATCATCGTCAGCTTGCTGCTGGCTTGGCTGTTGCTCGCCGGAATCGTCCGTTGGCTGCCGCTGTGGATGGCGCGCTGCGTTCCCTGGTTCGGCAGAAAGGCCATCGATCAATGGCGCTGCGAAATCCTGCGGACACTCGAACGCGGGATGCGCGCCGGACTTGCCGAAACCCAGATTCTTCAATCTGCGGCCCAAACCACAGGCGTTCGCTGGATTCGTTCCCGTTGCCGTTCGGCTCAACGATTGCTCGATGCCGGAACGCCGCTGGCCCTGGCGATGCGTGGCGGCAAAATCGTCTCGGGCCGCGAGCAAGTTTGGTTGACCTGTGCAGCGAGCAACGGAAACCTGCCCGATGCGATCACGAAATTGGTCAGCGACGTGGGCCGCCGTCAAGCACACCGCTGGAGAATTCGTATGGCATGGTTCGTCCCGTTGGCGACGGTGTTGGTCGGCGTTTTTGTGCTGGCCCACACGATGTTTTTGTTTCACTTTTTGTACGGTCTGATCAGCGGGATGTCCGGCTGA
- a CDS encoding type II secretion system F family protein — translation MMSADTPKINLDDDSLVMLLSEVSAMAASGRPLISGLADLDDASMGKIGRAARAVRSGIDRGQPASESIASLSRVYQAPLRVAMEVMARTGSTVPIDEAGRLIRQSNQSRRRIRIASINPVLNVIVAAAVLFFVMPWILVSLSESQLIRPAFAPSITEICQAFAQDFLLAAIATLIVVGLFSLVLYWGFSRSRRGNGLDRDHATFCRWLAIQISPPDRQAATNASDLELGRLIGSAAEVAGPAFAASWAGVIEKIHGGTTSESSLAMPPDTPGPVRRCVADLVCGNREGESITLDLQRLSDLYTQKSLRHQTWWTEMLPRLVTGALMIGMMVILLRAIVMPLLDIVGEVVP, via the coding sequence ATGATGTCAGCGGACACACCGAAGATCAACTTGGACGACGACTCGCTCGTGATGCTACTGAGCGAAGTGTCCGCGATGGCGGCGTCCGGTCGCCCCTTGATTTCGGGACTTGCCGACTTGGACGACGCATCGATGGGAAAGATCGGGCGGGCGGCCAGGGCGGTTCGATCCGGCATCGACCGGGGCCAGCCGGCGTCGGAATCGATTGCGTCCTTGTCGCGCGTCTACCAAGCGCCCCTGCGAGTTGCGATGGAAGTCATGGCGCGCACCGGGTCCACGGTACCGATCGACGAAGCCGGACGGTTGATTCGCCAATCCAATCAGTCGCGGCGTCGGATACGTATCGCGTCGATCAACCCGGTGCTGAACGTCATCGTCGCTGCGGCGGTTCTGTTTTTCGTCATGCCCTGGATCCTCGTGTCGCTGTCCGAATCGCAACTGATTCGCCCGGCTTTCGCGCCGTCGATCACGGAGATCTGCCAGGCCTTCGCCCAAGACTTTTTGCTGGCTGCCATCGCGACCCTAATCGTCGTCGGCTTGTTCTCGTTGGTGTTGTATTGGGGCTTTTCTCGCTCCCGCCGTGGCAACGGGCTTGATCGCGACCACGCCACGTTCTGTCGCTGGTTGGCGATTCAGATCAGCCCACCCGATCGACAGGCTGCGACGAACGCGAGTGACCTGGAACTGGGCCGATTGATCGGCTCGGCCGCCGAGGTCGCCGGCCCTGCGTTTGCTGCTTCGTGGGCCGGCGTGATCGAGAAAATACACGGCGGTACAACTTCGGAATCCTCGTTGGCCATGCCGCCCGACACGCCCGGCCCGGTCAGGCGATGTGTGGCCGATTTGGTCTGCGGAAACCGTGAAGGGGAGAGCATCACGCTGGATCTGCAGCGTTTGAGCGATCTCTACACGCAAAAGTCTCTGCGTCACCAAACGTGGTGGACCGAGATGCTGCCGCGCCTGGTGACGGGGGCCCTGATGATCGGAATGATGGTGATCTTACTGCGAGCCATCGTGATGCCGCTGTTGGATATCGTCGGTGAGGTGGTGCCATGA
- a CDS encoding GspE/PulE family protein: MQVSFSRSRRSSTDPDFAIAMVNECLTAALDRGASDVHLQPRSGRWEVSFRLNGVLQPFDSYDFSDHSDPVSRLMALSGLPSYRGGVPQEGPLRWRDASGNEHEMRLGIFPTVHGNRAAIRIMADRESVRHLDQLGFDAATQEQLRSVCDSRDGWLLVAGPAGSGKTTTLYACLRYIAGSGFQRSVLTIEDPIESVIDSISQSQLQPTSGMTLASALRAAVRQDAEVLLVSEIRDVETAEAVLAASMTGHLCFSSIHAGSIGVTLRRLVQMKLPSYAIQSGLQGILCQRLLRRLCSACGSQSNSSANPDCDGCHGTGYQGRIPISQILAFDGSSAGQAVFDGLDQGRSAMEIDAIATRAGIKSLHDQAARLVDEGRTDPGEVFRVLGRRP, encoded by the coding sequence ATGCAGGTTTCTTTCTCACGATCGCGGCGATCCTCCACCGATCCAGACTTCGCGATCGCGATGGTCAACGAATGCTTGACCGCGGCGTTGGATCGTGGCGCCAGTGACGTGCACCTTCAACCGCGATCCGGTCGATGGGAAGTCTCGTTCCGCCTCAACGGCGTCTTGCAACCATTTGATTCCTACGACTTCAGCGACCACAGCGACCCGGTTTCCCGTCTGATGGCCTTGTCGGGATTGCCGTCGTATCGCGGTGGCGTCCCACAGGAAGGCCCGCTTCGCTGGCGCGACGCAAGCGGCAATGAACATGAAATGCGGCTGGGCATTTTCCCCACGGTGCACGGCAATCGCGCCGCGATCCGAATCATGGCAGACCGCGAATCCGTCCGCCATTTGGATCAGCTCGGGTTCGATGCCGCCACCCAAGAACAACTGCGATCGGTCTGCGATTCACGCGACGGATGGCTGCTCGTCGCGGGGCCCGCCGGCAGCGGCAAGACCACGACACTTTATGCTTGTCTCCGCTACATCGCCGGCAGCGGATTCCAGCGCAGCGTTCTGACGATCGAAGATCCGATCGAGTCGGTGATCGATTCGATCAGCCAAAGTCAATTGCAGCCCACCAGCGGCATGACGCTGGCATCGGCACTACGGGCGGCGGTTCGACAAGATGCGGAAGTTTTGCTGGTCAGCGAAATTCGCGACGTTGAGACCGCCGAAGCAGTCTTGGCGGCGTCGATGACGGGCCATCTGTGTTTCTCGTCCATCCATGCCGGTTCAATCGGTGTGACGCTACGTCGGCTGGTGCAAATGAAGTTGCCGAGTTACGCGATCCAAAGTGGACTGCAGGGCATCTTGTGCCAACGCTTGTTGCGGCGGCTCTGTTCAGCATGTGGATCCCAATCCAACTCATCCGCGAATCCGGATTGTGATGGGTGTCACGGCACGGGATACCAAGGACGCATTCCGATCTCGCAGATCCTCGCGTTTGATGGTTCGTCCGCCGGCCAAGCGGTGTTCGACGGTTTGGACCAGGGACGGTCCGCCATGGAAATCGACGCGATCGCCACGCGAGCAGGGATCAAATCGCTGCACGACCAGGCGGCGCGACTGGTCGACGAAGGCCGCACGGATCCGGGCGAAGTGTTTCGCGTGCTGGGGCGACGACCATGA